One Methanobrevibacter sp. genomic window carries:
- the hdrC gene encoding ferredoxin:CoB-CoM heterodisulfide reductase subunit HdrC encodes MTTQQKLSDSPNDFLDDIIKNVKNTKDDGVLKCVQCGLCTSTCPAARHSEYNPREIIERVLEGDETIMEEDYLWNCFYCYTCHSVCPVGNSVCEVNQILKQFAINRGIGWDKLYEYLGFADSYFDAAIGAIPEIFFDDIAKDVPGWEEIRFDKLDENREKLNLYPPLMPPEDVIDEVSLILTITGFKERMEKIRKSQEAEVKE; translated from the coding sequence ATGACTACTCAACAAAAATTATCAGATTCACCTAATGACTTTTTAGATGATATAATAAAAAATGTGAAAAACACTAAAGATGATGGTGTTTTAAAATGTGTCCAATGTGGATTATGCACATCAACCTGTCCGGCAGCACGTCACTCTGAATACAATCCTCGTGAAATAATTGAAAGAGTATTGGAAGGTGATGAAACAATAATGGAAGAGGATTATTTATGGAATTGTTTTTATTGTTACACCTGCCATAGTGTATGCCCAGTGGGAAATAGTGTATGTGAAGTAAATCAAATTTTAAAACAGTTTGCAATTAATCGTGGTATTGGTTGGGATAAACTATATGAATACTTAGGATTTGCAGATAGTTATTTTGATGCAGCTATTGGTGCAATTCCAGAAATCTTTTTTGATGACATTGCAAAAGATGTTCCAGGTTGGGAAGAAATAAGATTTGATAAATTAGATGAAAATAGGGAAAAATTAAATCTTTATCCTCCATTAATGCCTCCGGAAGATGTGATTGATGAAGTGAGTTTAATACTTACAATTACAGGATTTAAGGAAAGAATGGAAAAAATTAGAAAATCACAAGAAGCAGAGGTGAAAGAATGA